In the genome of Delphinus delphis chromosome 15, mDelDel1.2, whole genome shotgun sequence, one region contains:
- the BCKDK gene encoding branched-chain alpha-ketoacid dehydrogenase kinase isoform X2 yields MILASVLGSGPRGGPALWPLLGPSLSLRARSTSATDTHHVEMARERSKTVTSFYNQSAIDVAAEKPSVRLTPTMMLYSGRSQDGSHLLKSARYLQQELPVRIAHRIKGFRSLPFIIGCNPTILHVHELYIRAFQKLTDFPPIKDQTDDAQYCQLVRQLLDDHKDVVTLLAEGLRESRKHIEPDFVGIICTRLSPKKIIEKWVDFARRLCEHKYGNAPRVRINGHVAARFPFIPMPLDYILPELLKNAMRATMESHLDTPYNVPDVVITIANNDIDLVIRISDRGGGIAHKDLDRVMDYHFTTAEASTQDPRISPLFGHLDLHSGGQSGPMHGFGFGLPTSRAYAEYLGGSLRLQSLQGIGTDVYLRLRHIDGREESFRI; encoded by the exons ATGATACTGGCTTCCGTGCTGGGGAGCGGACCCCGGGGCGGGCCAGCACTCTGGCCTCTCTTGGGGCCCTCACTGTCTCTCCGGGCCCGCTCCACATCAGCCACCGATACCCACCACGTGGAGATGGCACGGGAGCGCTCCAAGACAGTCACCTCCTTTTACAACCAGTCGGCCATCGATGTGGCAGCGGAGAAG CCCTCAGTCCGTCTCACTCCGACCATGATGCTCTATTCAGGCCGCTCTCAGGATGGCAGTCACCTTCTG aaaagtGCCCGGTACTTGCAGCAGGAGTTGCCAGTGAGGATCGCTCATCGTATCAAGGGCTTCCGCAGCCTTCCTTTCATCATTGGCTGCAACCCCACCATACTGCACGTG CACGAGTTGTACATCCGTGCCTTCCAGAAGCTGACAGACTTCCCTCCG ATCAAGGACCAGACGGATGATGCCCAATACTGCCAGCTGGTGCGACAGCTGTTGGACGACCACAAGGATGTGGTGACCCTCTTAGCTGAGGGCCTGCGTGAGAGCCGGAAGCACATAGAG CCCGACTTTGTTGGCATCATCTGCACTCGcctctcaccaaagaagattATTGAAAAGTGGGTGGACTTTGCCAG ACGCCTGTGTGAACACAAGTATGGCAATGCCCCCCGAGTCCGCATCAATGGACATGTGGCTGCCCGTTTTCCCTTCATCCCGATGCCGCTGGACTACATCCTGCCCGAGCTGCTCAAGAATGCCATGAG AGCCACAATGGAGAGTCACCTAGACACTCCCTACAATGTCCCAGATGTGGTCATCACCATCGCCAACAATGATATCGATCTCGTCATCAG GATTTCAGATCGGGGCGGGGGAATCGCTCACAAAGACCTGGATCGGGTTATGGACTACCACTTCACTACAGCTGAGGCCAGCACCCAGGACCCCCGGATCAGCCCCCTCTTCGGCCACCTGGACCTGCACAGTGGCGGCCAGTCGGGACCCATGCACGG CTTTGGCTTCGGGCTGCCCACATCGCGGGCCTACGCAGAGTACCTCGGTGGTTCCCTTCGGCTGCAGTCCCTACAGGGCATTGGCACGGACGTCTACCTGCGGCTCCGTCACATCGACGGCCGGGAGGAAAGCTTCCGCATCTGA
- the BCKDK gene encoding branched-chain alpha-ketoacid dehydrogenase kinase isoform X3: MILASVLGSGPRGGPALWPLLGPSLSLRARSTSATDTHHVEMARERSKTVTSFYNQSAIDVAAEKPSVRLTPTMMLYSGRSQDGSHLLKSARYLQQELPVRIAHRIKGFRSLPFIIGCNPTILHVHELYIRAFQKLTDFPPIKDQTDDAQYCQLVRQLLDDHKDVVTLLAEGLRESRKHIEDEKLVRYFLDKTLTSRLGIRMLATHHLALHEDKPDFVGIICTRLSPKKIIEKWVDFARRLCEHKYGNAPRVRINGHVAARFPFIPMPLDYILPELLKNAMRATMESHLDTPYNVPDVVITIANNDIDLVIRISDRGGGIAHKDLDRVMDYHFTTAEASTQDPRISPLFGHLDLHSGGQSGPMHG; encoded by the exons ATGATACTGGCTTCCGTGCTGGGGAGCGGACCCCGGGGCGGGCCAGCACTCTGGCCTCTCTTGGGGCCCTCACTGTCTCTCCGGGCCCGCTCCACATCAGCCACCGATACCCACCACGTGGAGATGGCACGGGAGCGCTCCAAGACAGTCACCTCCTTTTACAACCAGTCGGCCATCGATGTGGCAGCGGAGAAG CCCTCAGTCCGTCTCACTCCGACCATGATGCTCTATTCAGGCCGCTCTCAGGATGGCAGTCACCTTCTG aaaagtGCCCGGTACTTGCAGCAGGAGTTGCCAGTGAGGATCGCTCATCGTATCAAGGGCTTCCGCAGCCTTCCTTTCATCATTGGCTGCAACCCCACCATACTGCACGTG CACGAGTTGTACATCCGTGCCTTCCAGAAGCTGACAGACTTCCCTCCG ATCAAGGACCAGACGGATGATGCCCAATACTGCCAGCTGGTGCGACAGCTGTTGGACGACCACAAGGATGTGGTGACCCTCTTAGCTGAGGGCCTGCGTGAGAGCCGGAAGCACATAGAG GATGAGAAGCTCGTCCGCTACTTCTTAGACAAGACGTTGACTTCAAGGCTTGGGATACGCATGTTGGCTACACATCATCTGGCGCTACATGAGGACAAG CCCGACTTTGTTGGCATCATCTGCACTCGcctctcaccaaagaagattATTGAAAAGTGGGTGGACTTTGCCAG ACGCCTGTGTGAACACAAGTATGGCAATGCCCCCCGAGTCCGCATCAATGGACATGTGGCTGCCCGTTTTCCCTTCATCCCGATGCCGCTGGACTACATCCTGCCCGAGCTGCTCAAGAATGCCATGAG AGCCACAATGGAGAGTCACCTAGACACTCCCTACAATGTCCCAGATGTGGTCATCACCATCGCCAACAATGATATCGATCTCGTCATCAG GATTTCAGATCGGGGCGGGGGAATCGCTCACAAAGACCTGGATCGGGTTATGGACTACCACTTCACTACAGCTGAGGCCAGCACCCAGGACCCCCGGATCAGCCCCCTCTTCGGCCACCTGGACCTGCACAGTGGCGGCCAGTCGGGACCCATGCACGGGTGA
- the BCKDK gene encoding branched-chain alpha-ketoacid dehydrogenase kinase isoform X1, with protein MILASVLGSGPRGGPALWPLLGPSLSLRARSTSATDTHHVEMARERSKTVTSFYNQSAIDVAAEKPSVRLTPTMMLYSGRSQDGSHLLKSARYLQQELPVRIAHRIKGFRSLPFIIGCNPTILHVHELYIRAFQKLTDFPPIKDQTDDAQYCQLVRQLLDDHKDVVTLLAEGLRESRKHIEDEKLVRYFLDKTLTSRLGIRMLATHHLALHEDKPDFVGIICTRLSPKKIIEKWVDFARRLCEHKYGNAPRVRINGHVAARFPFIPMPLDYILPELLKNAMRATMESHLDTPYNVPDVVITIANNDIDLVIRISDRGGGIAHKDLDRVMDYHFTTAEASTQDPRISPLFGHLDLHSGGQSGPMHGFGFGLPTSRAYAEYLGGSLRLQSLQGIGTDVYLRLRHIDGREESFRI; from the exons ATGATACTGGCTTCCGTGCTGGGGAGCGGACCCCGGGGCGGGCCAGCACTCTGGCCTCTCTTGGGGCCCTCACTGTCTCTCCGGGCCCGCTCCACATCAGCCACCGATACCCACCACGTGGAGATGGCACGGGAGCGCTCCAAGACAGTCACCTCCTTTTACAACCAGTCGGCCATCGATGTGGCAGCGGAGAAG CCCTCAGTCCGTCTCACTCCGACCATGATGCTCTATTCAGGCCGCTCTCAGGATGGCAGTCACCTTCTG aaaagtGCCCGGTACTTGCAGCAGGAGTTGCCAGTGAGGATCGCTCATCGTATCAAGGGCTTCCGCAGCCTTCCTTTCATCATTGGCTGCAACCCCACCATACTGCACGTG CACGAGTTGTACATCCGTGCCTTCCAGAAGCTGACAGACTTCCCTCCG ATCAAGGACCAGACGGATGATGCCCAATACTGCCAGCTGGTGCGACAGCTGTTGGACGACCACAAGGATGTGGTGACCCTCTTAGCTGAGGGCCTGCGTGAGAGCCGGAAGCACATAGAG GATGAGAAGCTCGTCCGCTACTTCTTAGACAAGACGTTGACTTCAAGGCTTGGGATACGCATGTTGGCTACACATCATCTGGCGCTACATGAGGACAAG CCCGACTTTGTTGGCATCATCTGCACTCGcctctcaccaaagaagattATTGAAAAGTGGGTGGACTTTGCCAG ACGCCTGTGTGAACACAAGTATGGCAATGCCCCCCGAGTCCGCATCAATGGACATGTGGCTGCCCGTTTTCCCTTCATCCCGATGCCGCTGGACTACATCCTGCCCGAGCTGCTCAAGAATGCCATGAG AGCCACAATGGAGAGTCACCTAGACACTCCCTACAATGTCCCAGATGTGGTCATCACCATCGCCAACAATGATATCGATCTCGTCATCAG GATTTCAGATCGGGGCGGGGGAATCGCTCACAAAGACCTGGATCGGGTTATGGACTACCACTTCACTACAGCTGAGGCCAGCACCCAGGACCCCCGGATCAGCCCCCTCTTCGGCCACCTGGACCTGCACAGTGGCGGCCAGTCGGGACCCATGCACGG CTTTGGCTTCGGGCTGCCCACATCGCGGGCCTACGCAGAGTACCTCGGTGGTTCCCTTCGGCTGCAGTCCCTACAGGGCATTGGCACGGACGTCTACCTGCGGCTCCGTCACATCGACGGCCGGGAGGAAAGCTTCCGCATCTGA